Proteins encoded together in one Litorilinea aerophila window:
- a CDS encoding glycosyltransferase family 4 protein, with amino-acid sequence MTMRVGIAIEETWDFLHEIYADLSAHHQTTLFRRRTLSLPVLNGRFNRLVFQRDLQQFLRQQDVVFFEWASGLLAAATHLPKCCGIVTRLHRYELYQWADRINWDAVDRIILVSEAKRQEFTARFPEQAAKITVIPEAVSLERFRPTFKPFAGDLGILCHLRPRKRVYDLILTFYELLQEGHDFHLHVGGGEAAGFAEYSTALYELVRRLGIGDRVTFYGHVERPEEWYRRIDILISNSYSEGLQVTPLEAMAAGCYCLSHRWEGAEELFPEENLFYTSSELKRQILAYSQLTETERQLKKFALRARVRDHFNVDRTKVAIRQLIEGAALQVAL; translated from the coding sequence ATGACCATGCGCGTTGGCATCGCCATTGAAGAGACGTGGGACTTCCTCCACGAGATCTACGCCGACCTGTCGGCCCATCACCAGACGACCCTCTTCCGGCGGCGGACCCTCTCCCTGCCTGTGCTGAATGGCCGCTTCAACCGGCTGGTCTTCCAGCGGGACCTGCAGCAATTTCTGCGCCAACAGGATGTGGTCTTCTTCGAATGGGCCAGCGGGCTGCTGGCCGCGGCGACCCACCTGCCCAAGTGCTGTGGCATCGTGACCCGCCTCCACCGCTATGAGCTGTACCAGTGGGCCGACCGGATCAACTGGGACGCGGTGGATCGCATCATCCTGGTGAGCGAAGCCAAGCGGCAGGAGTTTACCGCCCGTTTCCCGGAGCAGGCCGCCAAAATCACGGTGATCCCGGAAGCCGTCTCCCTGGAACGCTTCCGCCCCACCTTCAAGCCCTTCGCTGGCGACCTGGGCATCCTCTGCCACCTGCGGCCCCGCAAGCGGGTCTACGACCTGATCCTGACGTTCTACGAGTTGCTGCAGGAGGGCCACGACTTTCATCTCCACGTGGGGGGAGGCGAGGCGGCCGGTTTTGCCGAATATTCCACCGCACTGTACGAGTTGGTGCGGCGCCTGGGCATCGGCGACCGGGTGACCTTCTACGGCCACGTGGAGCGGCCCGAGGAGTGGTACCGCCGCATCGACATCCTCATCTCCAACAGCTACTCCGAGGGGTTGCAGGTGACTCCACTGGAGGCCATGGCGGCTGGCTGCTACTGTCTCTCCCACCGGTGGGAAGGTGCCGAAGAGCTCTTCCCAGAGGAGAACCTCTTCTACACCAGCTCCGAGCTGAAGCGCCAGATCCTGGCCTACAGCCAGCTGACGGAGACCGAGCGGCAGCTCAAGAAGTTTGCCCTGCGGGCCCGGGTGCGGGACCACTTCAACGTGGACCGAACCAAGGTCGCCATCCGCCAGCTCATCGAGGGGGCGGCCCTCCAGGTTGCCCTGTAA
- a CDS encoding glycosyltransferase family 4 protein, whose product MKIGYLMQQGVDVWHPPFDGPANHVRHVVEALQRRGHQVRLLARLEGRIGYSDGLGPFQPVTVRHSDGGPLRWLERAVRRLQATLRLPYAGLFESIRFAQACRQELTGCDLLYERKSWMTYGGVLAARWMGIPLVLEENGDNLLDLEAKGQAPTGLQRRLSLAVMGWAMRGAAHVVASGEGWREQFIRRWGVDPSRVTTVENGTVLVELLSREQLRSFRLRRAPQDPATLAYVGGFYPWHGVTHLLRAFARTHRRFPQARLLMVGYGAGYDEARQLAHQLGIGQAVTFTGQLAPEAYAPRLAQADIGLSPYCGWPEFSGLKVLDYKAAGLATIASGHGKHPPTLRHGVTGWIVPPCDEDALAGAMAALLADPELCQRLGQAARQEAEVCHTWERTVDRLLQVFQQVLAQKSDSMG is encoded by the coding sequence TTGAAGATCGGATATCTCATGCAGCAGGGGGTGGACGTGTGGCATCCCCCGTTCGACGGGCCGGCCAATCACGTCCGCCACGTGGTGGAGGCGCTCCAACGCCGGGGCCACCAGGTACGCCTGCTGGCACGCCTGGAAGGGCGTATTGGCTACAGCGATGGCCTGGGTCCCTTCCAGCCGGTGACGGTGCGCCACAGCGATGGGGGCCCCCTGCGCTGGCTGGAGCGGGCCGTGCGACGGCTCCAGGCGACCCTGCGCCTGCCCTATGCAGGCCTGTTCGAGAGCATCCGCTTCGCCCAGGCCTGCCGCCAGGAGCTGACCGGATGTGACCTCCTCTACGAGCGGAAGAGCTGGATGACCTATGGCGGCGTGCTGGCCGCCCGCTGGATGGGGATTCCCCTGGTCCTGGAAGAAAACGGCGACAACCTGCTGGACCTGGAGGCCAAGGGCCAGGCCCCCACGGGCCTGCAACGTCGTCTCTCCCTGGCCGTGATGGGCTGGGCCATGCGCGGCGCAGCCCACGTGGTGGCCTCTGGCGAGGGGTGGCGGGAACAGTTCATCCGCCGCTGGGGCGTGGACCCTTCCCGGGTGACCACGGTGGAGAACGGCACCGTCCTGGTGGAGCTCTTGTCCCGGGAGCAGCTGCGCTCCTTTCGCCTGCGCCGGGCGCCTCAGGATCCGGCCACCCTGGCCTACGTGGGGGGCTTCTACCCCTGGCATGGGGTGACGCACCTGCTGCGGGCCTTTGCCCGGACCCACAGGCGCTTTCCCCAGGCCCGGCTTTTGATGGTGGGCTACGGCGCCGGCTACGACGAGGCCCGGCAGCTGGCCCACCAGCTGGGGATCGGCCAGGCGGTCACCTTCACCGGCCAGCTGGCGCCTGAAGCCTACGCCCCGCGCCTGGCCCAGGCGGACATCGGCCTGTCGCCCTACTGCGGCTGGCCCGAGTTCTCGGGCCTGAAGGTGTTGGACTACAAGGCCGCCGGGCTGGCCACTATCGCCTCGGGCCACGGCAAACATCCGCCCACCCTTCGCCACGGGGTCACCGGCTGGATTGTACCCCCCTGTGACGAGGATGCGCTGGCCGGGGCCATGGCCGCTTTGCTGGCCGACCCGGAGCTCTGCCAGCGGCTGGGGCAGGCAGCCCGCCAGGAGGCTGAAGTGTGCCATACCTGGGAACGCACGGTGGACCGGTTGCTCCAGGTGTTCCAGCAGGTGCTGGCCCAGAAATCAGATTCGATGGGATAG